A genomic stretch from Falco naumanni isolate bFalNau1 chromosome 8, bFalNau1.pat, whole genome shotgun sequence includes:
- the LOC121093153 gene encoding uncharacterized protein LOC121093153: MLRSSRNQCAVSHDKFGKSPRETFHPEMQKGPVNFKFGVLYAKDGQLTDDEVFGDGVQNSVQRVQNSAQTCGQKYGACSHNEKEHWNSNEFPVGGEGSQHKREAYAREKKEKPPSLPEELRSSSIYDPIPDDLLCPLCKDPMIDAAVILCCGASYCDECIRTALLELEEHTCPACHQAGVSPDALVANNFLRQAVNNFQNGTGYRKGLCKDSAAAVTTTTCDCDTCCFGDCHQTF; the protein is encoded by the exons ATGCTGCGTAGCTCCAGAAATCAATG tgctgtgagtcatgacaaatttgggaagagcCCGagggaaacttttcatcctgagatgcagaag ggACCTGTGAATTTTAAATTTGGAGTCCTTTATGCTAAGGATGGACAGCTTACAGATGATGAAGTGTTTGGCGATGGTGTTCAAAACTCTGTTCAAAGGGTTCAAAACTCTGCTCAAACCTGTG GACAAAAATATGGAGCCTGTTCCCATAATGAAAAGGAGCACTGGAATTCCAATGAGTTTCCTGTCGGAGGTGAAGGATCCCAACACAAAAG GGAAGCTTATgctagagagaaaaaggaaaagcctcCCTCTTTACCAGAGGAGCTGCGCTCCTCCTCCATATATGATCCCATTCCAGATGACTTGTTGTGTCCCCTTTGTAAAGATCCAATGATAGATGCAGCAGTTATTCTCTGCTGTGGAGCAAGTTATTGTGACGAAT GTATTAGAACAGCTTTACTGGAATTGGAGGAACATACTTGCCCAGCGTGTCATCAGGCAGGTGTTTCTCCTGATGCTTTAGTTGCCAACAACTTCCTGCGCCAG GCTGTGAACAACTTCCAAAATGGAACAGGCTACAGAAAAGGGCTCTGTAAagattcagcagcagcagtcaccaCCACCACTTGTGACTGTGACACTTGCTGCTTTGGTGACTGCCACCAAACTTTCTAA